A window from Hemicordylus capensis ecotype Gifberg chromosome 2, rHemCap1.1.pri, whole genome shotgun sequence encodes these proteins:
- the CDKN2D gene encoding cyclin-dependent kinase 4 inhibitor D isoform X1: MKNNKQRRGVGSGMQSGNAEIQAGDRLSGAAARGDLDEVRRLLHHELVHPDSHNRFGKTALQVMMFGNIFVAQELLKQGASPNIQDDSGTAPAHDAARTGFLDTLKILVEHGADVNVPDGSGSLPVHIAIREGHADVVRFLASQSELQHRDSDGRTPLELAQHLGLSHIQGILEQHLSVPA, from the exons atgaaaaacaacaaaCAGCGCCGAG GCGTCGGTTCGGGCATGCAGTCGGGGAACGCTGAGATCCAGGCCGGGGACCGGCTGAGCGGGGCTGCTGCCCGGGGGGATTTGGATGAGGTGCGGCGACTCCTGCATCACGAGTTGGTGCATCCCGACTCACACAACCGCTTCGGCAAGACTGCGCTGCAG GTGATGATGTTTGGCAACATCTTTGTGGCACAGGAGCTGCTGAAGCAAGGTGCTAGCCCCAATATCCAGGATGACTCGGGCACTGCGCCTGCCCATGATGCTGCCCGCACTGGGTTCCTTGACACGCTGAAGATCTTGGTGGAGCATGGTGCCGACGTCAATGTTCCGGATGGCTCTGGCTCCCTGCCTGTCCACATTGCTATCCGGGAGGGTCATGCTGACGTGGTGCGCTTCCTGGCATCTCAATCTGAGCTGCAGCACCGAGACTCTGATGGGCGGACACCGCTGGAGCTagcacaacatctggggctttcgCACATCCAGGGCATCCTTGAGCAGCACCTCTCTGTTCCAGCTTAA
- the CDKN2D gene encoding cyclin-dependent kinase 4 inhibitor D isoform X2, whose protein sequence is MQSGNAEIQAGDRLSGAAARGDLDEVRRLLHHELVHPDSHNRFGKTALQVMMFGNIFVAQELLKQGASPNIQDDSGTAPAHDAARTGFLDTLKILVEHGADVNVPDGSGSLPVHIAIREGHADVVRFLASQSELQHRDSDGRTPLELAQHLGLSHIQGILEQHLSVPA, encoded by the exons ATGCAGTCGGGGAACGCTGAGATCCAGGCCGGGGACCGGCTGAGCGGGGCTGCTGCCCGGGGGGATTTGGATGAGGTGCGGCGACTCCTGCATCACGAGTTGGTGCATCCCGACTCACACAACCGCTTCGGCAAGACTGCGCTGCAG GTGATGATGTTTGGCAACATCTTTGTGGCACAGGAGCTGCTGAAGCAAGGTGCTAGCCCCAATATCCAGGATGACTCGGGCACTGCGCCTGCCCATGATGCTGCCCGCACTGGGTTCCTTGACACGCTGAAGATCTTGGTGGAGCATGGTGCCGACGTCAATGTTCCGGATGGCTCTGGCTCCCTGCCTGTCCACATTGCTATCCGGGAGGGTCATGCTGACGTGGTGCGCTTCCTGGCATCTCAATCTGAGCTGCAGCACCGAGACTCTGATGGGCGGACACCGCTGGAGCTagcacaacatctggggctttcgCACATCCAGGGCATCCTTGAGCAGCACCTCTCTGTTCCAGCTTAA